TTTACCAAGGACAATATGAAAAAGACTTACGGCTCCCAGCTCTTTATGAATGGAGGTGTCTAGAATGATTTTAGAATTTTTCCAAGGGCTGCGGGACTTTCACTTTCTGCAAAATGCCCTCATCACAGCCATCGTCATTGGGATTGTTGCTGGAGCTGTTGGCTGCTTTATCATTCTGCGCGGCATGTCACTCATGGGGGACGCTATCTCTCATGCGGTTCTGCCCGGTGTGGCCCTGTCCTACATTTTAGGGATTAATTTCTTTATCGGAGCCATCACCTTCGGACTTTTGGCCTCGATTATTATCACCTACATCAAGGGCAATTCCATTATCAAAAGCGATACAGCCATTGGAATTACCTTTTCTTCCTTCCTAGCTCTGGGTGTGATCCTGATCGGCGTTGCCAATAGCTCCACTGATCTCTTTCATATTCTCTTCGGGAATATCTTGGCTGTTCAGGATATTGATATGTGGATTAGTATTGGAGTCGGAATAGCTGTGCTCTTAATCATCACCCTCTTTTTCAAACAGCTATTGATTACTTCCTTTGATCCCCTGCTGGCTCAAGCAATGGGCATGCCGGTTAGCTTCTACCACTATCTGCTGATGATTCTCTTGACCTTGGTCTCCGTGACAGCCATGCAGAGCGTGGGAACCATTCTGATTGTCGCTCTCTTGATAACGCCGGCAGCAACGGCCTACCTCTATGCCAACAGTCTGAAAACTATGATCCTGCTGTCCTCAGGACTGGGAGCTCTGGCTTCTGTGCTGGGACTCTTTATCGGCTATAGCTTTAATGTCGCTGCAGGATCCAGCATTGTCCTGACCTCAGCCCTCACCTTTCTCATCTCTTTCTTTATTGCCCCTAAGCAACGCTATTTAAAACTTAAAAACCGACCTAAACTAAAATAAAATTTAATGGAGGAATCCCATGAAAAAATTAGGTTTTTTATCCCTGCTTTTGCTAGCAGTCTGCACTCTCTTTGCCTGTTCCAGTCAGAAGAAGGCGTCCAGTGACTCGTCCAAGCTCAAGGTTGTTGCGACCAACTCAATTATCGCTGATATTACCAAAAATATAGCTGGCGATAAGATTGACCTGCACAGCATTGTACCAGTCGGCAAAGACCCCCACGAATACGAACCCCTGCCCGAAGATGTCAAAAAGACTTCTCAAGCAGACCTCATCTTCTACAATGGTATCAACCTGGAAACGGGCGGCAATGCTTGGTTTACCAAGTTGGTCAAAAATGCCAATAAGGAAGAAAACAAGGACTACTATGCTGTCAGCGATGGCGTTGACGTCATTTACCTTGAAGGGCAAAGTGAAAAGGGCAAGGAAGATCCTCATGCTTGGCTCAATTTGGAAAACGGCATTATCTATGCGCAAAACATTGCCAAGCGTTTGATTGAAAAAGACCCTGACAATAAGGCCACTTACGAGAAAAATCTCAAAGCCTATGTAGAAAAACTGACTGCCTTGGACAAGGAGGCCAAAGAGAAATTCAACAATATTCCAGAAGAAAAGAAAATGATTGTGACCAGTGAAGGATGCTTCAAGTACTTCTCTAAGGCCTACAATGTGCCATCAGCCTACATCTGGGAAATCAACACCGAAGAAGAAGGAACTCCAGACCAAATCAAAAGCTTGGTTGAAAAACTACGCAAGACAAAAGTGCCGTCTCTCTTTGTCGAATCAAGTGTGGACGACCGTCCGATGAAGACTGTTTCTAAAGACACCAAGATCCCAATCTACGCTAAAATCTTTACTGACTCAATCGCTGATGAAGGAGAAGAAGGCGACAGCTACTACAGCATGATGAAATACAATCTGGATAAAATTTCTGAAGGATTGGCCAAATAATGATAAAAGGTTAGGAAGACAAAATCCTAACTTCTTTATTTTTGTAGAACGAGTTCCACATGGGGTCGTTCTCAAATTTCCGGTCAAATTATTCGAAAAAAATCACTATTCGCTGTACAATGAAGCTATCAAACATGAATGGAGACTTCCTATGACAACTTTTCTCGGAAATCCTGTAACCTTTACTGGAAAGCAACTGCAAGTCGGCGACACCGCCCACGATTTTAGCTTGACAGCCACTGACCTTTCAAAGAAAACTCTGGCTGATTTTGCTGGCAAAAAGAAAGTCCTGAGCATCATCCCATCTATCGATACTGGTGTCTGCTCGACTCAGACTCGCCGTTTCAACCAAGAACTCTCTGACTTGGATAATACCGTTGTTATCACGGTTTCAGTTGACTTGCCTTTTGCTCAAGGCAAGTGGTGTGCTGCTGAAGGCATTGAGAATGCTGTCATGCTCTCTGACTACTTCGACCATTCTTTCGGCCGCGACTATGCTGTCCTCATCAATGAATGGCACCTTTTGGCCCGCGCTGTCCTAGTTCTGGACGAAAACAATACTGTAACTTACGCTGAGTATGTAGACAATATCAACACCGAGCCTAACTTCGAAGCTGCTATAGCCGCAGTTAAAAGCTTGTAAAAGATAAAAATACGGACCTGCTAGTCCGTATTTTTTTGTGCGAAAAACTTCTGCCAAAACTGACGGAAACAAGCCCAGGAACGCAAGAGAACGGATGGTTGATTCAGCAATTTCTTGAACCGAGCAATCTCTGCCTTTACCTGTTTATAAGCACTCCGCCCCTTTCGAGCATAAGGGCTTTTAGCCGAACGATAGCCCAGCGGACAACGATTATTCTGAGGTGACTTGAACTTGCAGCCGCTATTTTCAATGGCAAGCCTGCGAAAGCGAGGATCCCAGACTGCTGGCGTTTTGATATCGTAGCGAGTATGAGAAGCCTGATTGACCGGACGATTGCGCTCACCGTAGTTAAAGCTGGCGCTATTCACAATACCATTTTGACTAGCACCCTCTGGATCGATAATATTGAGAAAGCGACCTCTCTGATCCAGAATAAACTCTGTATGAAAATCAATCAGGATTTTTATATTGGCCTGACTAGCTTGACCATCCGGATAGATAGCTTGCTCTGACATCTTATCAATATAGGCTTTATTGTGCAACCGAGAGGATTCCTTGAAACTGTAGGAAAGTCCGGGGTAGGCCTTGAAATAAGCCGCCAAGGCCTCCGCATCCGTCATCCCCACCTCTCTGAAATGGTCCCGAACCCACTGGGCCTGCTGGCAGGAAATGACATAGCGAAACTGATGCAGCTGCCTTTTGAGCTTTTGATTGCCATCCTTTTGGCTAAAATCATCTGCCGGAAAAGCCTGGCGCAAGGTCTTTGAGAAAATTTTCCAAAAGCAATCATGCGGTGTTAGGTCTGGAGCAATTCGAGCCAGTAGAAGATTCGTCTCTCTCTTATCTCCGCTCAACTCCTCAGGCATATTAACAAGACTCATAGCCAGAACCAGCAGCTCCTGAGCTCCTAATCTGCTGTTCTGAACCTCCTCAGCCAGCCAAAGCTTTTGAAAGAAGGGGCTGCCAAAAAGCTGAGCCTCCTGCAGGTAATTTCCTTCTTCTGACACTGTTTTTCCTTGCTCACCAATCTCTTCAAAAACTTGTTCCAGCGCTGTTTGATACCAACCGATTGATTGCAATCGCTGAAAGAACTGCTCTTTTTCTTCTTTCGGATACATGGTCCCCTCCTTTCTTTTAGCTCTAGTAGTTAAAAACTGTAGAGGTTATAATAAAAAATCTAATCCACATAGAACAATTAGATTTTATCACAAACTCACATGATAGCAAAGAACAAAATATGAATCCTTGTAGTACTAACAATAAAAATATTCTTAACAAATCACTCAATAAATAAAGAGAAGACCAAACCGGCCCTCTCTCAGTATGAGTTTTGTTTAAATGAGCTGTTCCAACTTTTCACGATTGGACAATTCATCTAGAATTCGATTTTGTCAACGACTTCGCTTAAGCTTTACGGCGTTTTGCAAAAGCCAGTCCCAGCATAGAGAGCAATCCCAGACCTACAAGTGCTAGAGAAGATTCAGTAGAACCTGTTTTTGGAAGAGCTGCCGGAGCCTGATAGGTCTGAACTGGTTTCTTTCCCTTCTTCACTCCCGTTGTAGTGACTTTCAGAACCTTTCGCTCATTCTTAGAAACGAGGTTAGTTGGGTCGTCTGTCTCAAGGGCTGCAAGAGCTGCTTTCAAAGCTTCAAGTTTGGCATTTTCAACTCTATATGTTTCTTCCTTACTTGCCAAGTTTGCTTTAGCATCATTGAGAGCCGCTTCTGCTTCCTTAAGAAGAGCAGGGGCATTTTGCAAGCGAGAAACGTAGTCTTTAGCAGCTTGAACAGCGCGTTGAGCCTCTTCCAGAGCTGTAGCCGCAGCAGTTGCCTTTTCTTGAGCGGTCGCTGTAGCTGCTTTCAATTCGGCAAGTTTGGCATTAGCTTCCTCAGCTGTTTTTTGCGCAGTTGCTTGGGCTGCTTCTTTTTCTTTCAAGCTTGCTTGAGCTTTAGCTAAAACTGCAAGCTTAGCCTTGGTTTCTTCAGAAGCCGAATTCTTGCTATTTTCGAGTTCAGCTTGGTAAGTACGTTCCGCCTTGGCCAACTTGTCCTTAGCAGTTTTCACAACCTCACGCAGTAATGGGGCTGTCTCCTGCTTGTTCTGAGCATTTGTCAACGTACGTTGAGCAGCGTCCAACTTAGCTTGTGAAGCCGCCAAATCTTTACGAGCAGCGTCTGCCTCTTGATTATTGGCATTTGGATTGATCAAGGCTGGTGTTATTTTGGAAGGATCTTTAATATCACCGTCATTATTTGGGAAAAGAAGGAAGTTAATTCGGTTAATAATGCCGTTGTTGCTAAAGTTAACAGCAACATATGCACCTTTCTTCTGATTATCAAGATGCCCCACTACCTTTTGGGCATAGATAGTCCCTCTCTCCCTATACGCACTGCTATCTCCTAAATCAAACAGTTGGAATTTGATATCATCGTAAATTGCCTTTTTTAAATAGTCAACAGAGACATTCTCTTGGCTAGCAAGAATAGGATAAGGGCCGAGTTCGTTAGTTCCTGATACTCTATGACCAAACTGATCCAGTCCAACTTTAGCAACCACACTTCTTGGAACATCTACTTGTGAAGTTATAGGTTCTTTTGATTGGTATTTATATTTTTGTTCACGGGCTGCTTGGCTTAGAGCTGCTGCATAGTCAATACTATTTTGTGTTAATGTTACTTGTGCTGTTCCTGCTTGCTTACGGATTTGATTAATCAAATCTTGTGCATAATAGTTCAATTCCATCAGAACATCATTTGGAATAGCATTGATGTTAACTATTCGTTGCGCATCTTTTTGACTACCAATATAATTGTTGCTGGATTTTAGGGTAGCTGCTTCTTTAGCAAGTGTTTCTTGTGCCTCAGATGTCAATTTAGCTGTACCGTTGATATTGTTACTTTTAATTGCATTTATATAAGCTTGCGATAGGGTAAAAGTATTGTGAACCTGATCTTGAGACGAAAGCTTCGCTTCTTTTTCTTTGATTTCTGCTTGAGCTGCTTTGATATCTGCCTGGGCTTGATCAATCACTGCTTGGCGTTTAGCATCTTCCGCTTCAGCTGTCTTCAATTGATCTTCGTAAGAAGCTAAGTTGTTTTTAGCCTTGTCAAGCTCAGCCTTTGCCTTCGTTACCTTTTCACTCACCAGTTTGCTGTCCACAGCTTTTTGGGCTGCATTCACAGCATCCTGAGCAGTTTGAGTCTCGGTTTGTGCCTTAGCTGCTTGAGCTTGAGCATCCTGAGCTACAGCTGCCTGTGTGTCTTCTGCTTTTTTAGCTGTATCAAGAGCTGCTTGGGCTTGCTTGGCTGCGTTTTCCGCTGGGGCAACTTTTTTCTCAGCTTCTGCCACAGCTGCCTGAGCCTCCGCAATTTTTTCTGCACTTGTATCAGCATTATCTTTCTTGGCTGTTTCAACCTTAGTCTCAGCAGTCGCAACCTGTTCTTTGGCTTGGTCAACAGCCGCTTTCGCTTGATTAACCTGCTCAGTTTGCTGTTTAAGAGCTTCTGGACTTGCAGATAGAGCCTTATCTTGGTTTGCAGGTGCATTTGCATCCACTGGAGTTGTATCTGCAGCTACAGTGTGAGCAAATCCAGTACTAGCAAGAACTGCTGCACCTAAAATGACATGTTTTTGGATTTTTTTCATGCTTTTCCTCCTGATATGTTAATAGTATAATGAGAAAAGCTTTGTTTGTCAAACTATTTACATGTTTTTTTGAGAACATTTATCACAAATATGTCCAAAAATAGAATCTCGTCTCAATCGCTTCCAAAAAACCTGTGTGTCTGGCCAGAATCATATAATGAATTTTACGCTTACTGACTTTGTCAATGATAAACTCTTGAACGAGTGCAAGTATACTAGTCATAGAATGCAGAAGACCGCCCGTCAAACAACGAGCGGTCTTCTTATTCACGAATTTCTTATCCTTTGATGGCAATAAAGGGTGATCCTTCTGTATTATCCGTCGGATCTACACTCTTGACTCCAAAGAGATAGTCTACGGGGTACCAGCCATTATTAGCTGCATTATAAGGGTCACGGACATAGGTTTTTCCATTGTCATAGCCTTTAAGAACCAGCTCATGAGTGACTGGATAATGGGCAAAGATGCTAGTACCAACGGCACCTAGGACATGATGCCCCTGCGAAAGCACTTCTTTGACTGCAGAAGCTGTAAACAGGGTCTCAGTCGTCAAATCCCAGTGCTGGGCAGCTCGGACAATACCACGGCTGCTAGTACCAAATCCATCTTTATTAAATTCATTAGTATGGTTATATAGATAATCCGCAACGGTTGTCGGAAGCACTTCTGTCCCAGTAATTCCAGAAATAACCATGGCTAGCGTTGTCGGCACGCATCCTGTCGCATCCATGCTGTAAGGACCATACTTCCTGCCACCCCAGCGACCATCGCGCTGGGAGTAGTACGGAGTATTGTAAACTGCTTTGGAGACCTGGGTCGTAGTAGCATCAACAGCGATGAGCTGACCATTGTCCTGCTTATAGTAAAGATGAATCTTGTACTCGCCGGTAGAAAGTTTATGGTCACTAGCTCGGACTGTGATCTTATAGGTACCATTCGCCTGCTTTTGAGCTAAATACCACTTGACATCATCCTGATCCTTATCTGTGGACCAAGTTGGCAGATAGACTGCTTGAATTCCGCCTGGATTGGAGATATTTGTCACAACTACATCAAAAGTTCCTGTTCGAGCATTATTGTTTTGGATATTGATTTTTCCAGTTGCACGGATGTTCTCAGGTGCTACAGAAATCATCAGCTTCTCGCCACCTGCACCTTGCATCTGGCCATCCTCGTTCAGATAGTAAAGATGAACCTTGTACTCACCCACTGAAAACTTATGATCCTGAGCTCGGACATGTTTTTTATAGGTCCCATCGGCTCGTCTTTCAGCGGTGTACCACTGCACATCGTCTTGGTCATCCTTGCTGGACCAGGTTGGCAGGTAGACCGCCTTCAGACCATCTGGGGCAACGATATCTGACACAACAATATCAAATTCACCTGTCTGTGGATTGTTGTTCTGAATGGTGATCTTGCCCTGTGGCTGGGCGCGAGTAACTACCGTCTTAGCTGAACCCGCTCCCTGCAGCTGGCCTGCATCATTCACAAAATAGAGGTGGACATTGTACTCGCCCAGAGAGTTCTTGTGGTTGCGGTAGCTGACATGTTTGAAATAGGTCCCATCGGCGCGTCTTTCGGCCGTGTACCACTGCACATCATCTTGGTCATTGGCAGCTGACCAAGTCGGTAGATAAACGGACTTCAGACCATCCGGTGCGACAATATCAGAAACGACAATATCAAATTCACCTGTCTGTGGATTATTGTTCTGAATGGTGATTTTACCCTGTGGCTGGGCGCGAGTAACCACCGTCTTAGCTGAGCCTGCACCCTGCAATTGACCGGCTTCATTCACAAAATAGAGGTGAACATTATACTCGCCCAAGGAGTTCTTATGGTTGCGGTAGCTGACATGTTTAAAATAGGTCCCATCAGCTCGTCTTTCAGCGGTGTACCACTGCACATCGTCTTGGTCGTTAGCGGTGGACCAGGTTGGAAGACTAACAGACTTCAGACCATCTGGGGCAACAATGTCCGACACGACAATATCAAATTCACCTGTCTGCGGGTTGTTATTCTGAATGGTGATCTTGCCCTGAGGCTGCGCGCGGTTAACTACCGTCTTAGCCGAACCTGCACCCTGCAGCTGGCCTGCATCATTCACGAAATAGAGATGAACATTATACTCGCCCAGAGAGTTCTTGTGGTTGCGGTAGCTGACGTGTTTGAAATAGGTTCCATCAGCGCGCCTTTCGGCTGTGTACCACTGCACGTCGTCTTGGTCATTAGCAGCTGACCAAGTCGGTAGATAAACAGACTTCAGACCATCTGGGGCAACAACGTCTGACACGACAATATCAAATTCACCTGTCTGTGGATTGTTATTCTGAATGGTAATCTTACCCTGTGGCTGGGCGCGAGTAACCATTGTCTTAGCCGAACCTGCCCCCTGCAGCTGGCCTGCATCATTTACAAAATAGAGGTGAACATTATACTCGCCCAAGGAGTTCTTATGATTGCGGTAGCTGACATGCTTAAAATAGGTCCCATCGGCACGCTTTTCAGCGGTATACCACTGCACGTCGTCTTGGTCGTTAACAGCTGACCAAGTCGGTAGATAAACAGACTTCAGTCCATCCGGTGCGACAATATCAGACACGACTATATCAAATTCACCTGTCTGTGGATTGTTATTCTGAATGGTAATCTTGCCTTGAGGCTTTTTGACTTCTGCTGCCGCCAAGGGGCGCTCTGTATCAGAAGCTGGTTGTGCTAGCTGATTAGAAGCATCATTTTTTTCTGAGTTCTCAACCACAGCAGGTTGATTTTCTGTCGAAGCTACAGTATCACTTTTCGGCCGAGCATTTTCTACAGGATCAGAAGAAGTAGACTGAGCACTGGTATCGGAAGACGCAGGTACCTGACTAGCGTCAGGACTAACAGCCTCCGGTGCTGGTGCAGCCTTATCCATGCTTGACAGACTGGTTTCTGTGACAGTCGGAGTTGCAGCTGTGCTAGCTTGGTTCTCCACAGCCTGGCTGACAGCGACACTGTCAGCTGTCTGACTAGGTGTCAGCTGTTCTGCCTGCACTGCTCCACTTCCAAGAAAGGCCAGACCAGTCGCAATCGCTACTGAGACTGCTCCCAGACTGCATTTGCGAATGCCAAAACGAGTAAACTTCTCTGCTAGAGACGCCATCATTCGTCTTCTTTTCATAATAGGATTCTCCTTTTGCAAAAAGTAAAAATCAGGCCAGATTTTACAAACCAGCTAAAGAATTTTTACTTTTTTATTTTTTAAATCGTACGATTTGATTATATAATAATCGTAAAACGATTACAAGTAAATCAAGAAAATCCAAAGGCCAATGAAGGGCTTCTACACTGTATTCTTGCAGCGATTTTTGTTATACTAATGATAGAAAGTTCAGCGAGGATGCAAGATGACCCCAAATAAAGAAGACTATCTCAAGTGTATCTATGAGATTGGCAGCCGCCACAAAAAAATCACCAATAAAGAAATCGCCCAGCTCATGCAGGTTTCACCTCCGGCTGTGACGGAAATGATGAAAAAAATGCTGGCGGAAGAACTTCTGGTCAAGGATAAAAAAGCCGGCTACCTGCTGACTGATTTGGGGCTAAGGCTAGTTTCTGACCTCTACCGTAAGCACCGACTGATCGAGGTCTTTCTGGTCAACCATCTCGGCTACTCGACTGATGAAATCCATGAGGAAGCCGAAGTCCTAGAGCATACTGTTTCTGAGCGCTTCGTTGAGCGTCTGGATGCCATGCTCCAGTACCCCAAGATCTGTCCTCACGGAGGCACCATCCCAGCCAAGGGAGAGCTTCTGGACGAAGAAAACCAACTGACTCTGGAAGAGGCTTCTGCCCCTGGCGACTATATCATCAAACGCGTACACGACGACTTTGACTTGCTCAAATACTTGGAAAAATATAACCTGCAAATCGGCCAAACCATCACCTTCATCCAATACGATTCTTTCGCTCAGGCTTATCTTCTCAAGACAGAAACCCAAGAAATCCAAATCAATCCTATGATTGCCCAG
This window of the Streptococcus sanguinis genome carries:
- a CDS encoding SEC10/PgrA surface exclusion domain-containing protein, which encodes MKKIQKHVILGAAVLASTGFAHTVAADTTPVDANAPANQDKALSASPEALKQQTEQVNQAKAAVDQAKEQVATAETKVETAKKDNADTSAEKIAEAQAAVAEAEKKVAPAENAAKQAQAALDTAKKAEDTQAAVAQDAQAQAAKAQTETQTAQDAVNAAQKAVDSKLVSEKVTKAKAELDKAKNNLASYEDQLKTAEAEDAKRQAVIDQAQADIKAAQAEIKEKEAKLSSQDQVHNTFTLSQAYINAIKSNNINGTAKLTSEAQETLAKEAATLKSSNNYIGSQKDAQRIVNINAIPNDVLMELNYYAQDLINQIRKQAGTAQVTLTQNSIDYAAALSQAAREQKYKYQSKEPITSQVDVPRSVVAKVGLDQFGHRVSGTNELGPYPILASQENVSVDYLKKAIYDDIKFQLFDLGDSSAYRERGTIYAQKVVGHLDNQKKGAYVAVNFSNNGIINRINFLLFPNNDGDIKDPSKITPALINPNANNQEADAARKDLAASQAKLDAAQRTLTNAQNKQETAPLLREVVKTAKDKLAKAERTYQAELENSKNSASEETKAKLAVLAKAQASLKEKEAAQATAQKTAEEANAKLAELKAATATAQEKATAAATALEEAQRAVQAAKDYVSRLQNAPALLKEAEAALNDAKANLASKEETYRVENAKLEALKAALAALETDDPTNLVSKNERKVLKVTTTGVKKGKKPVQTYQAPAALPKTGSTESSLALVGLGLLSMLGLAFAKRRKA
- a CDS encoding GBS Bsp-like repeat-containing protein, whose protein sequence is MKRRRMMASLAEKFTRFGIRKCSLGAVSVAIATGLAFLGSGAVQAEQLTPSQTADSVAVSQAVENQASTAATPTVTETSLSSMDKAAPAPEAVSPDASQVPASSDTSAQSTSSDPVENARPKSDTVASTENQPAVVENSEKNDASNQLAQPASDTERPLAAAEVKKPQGKITIQNNNPQTGEFDIVVSDIVAPDGLKSVYLPTWSAVNDQDDVQWYTAEKRADGTYFKHVSYRNHKNSLGEYNVHLYFVNDAGQLQGAGSAKTMVTRAQPQGKITIQNNNPQTGEFDIVVSDVVAPDGLKSVYLPTWSAANDQDDVQWYTAERRADGTYFKHVSYRNHKNSLGEYNVHLYFVNDAGQLQGAGSAKTVVNRAQPQGKITIQNNNPQTGEFDIVVSDIVAPDGLKSVSLPTWSTANDQDDVQWYTAERRADGTYFKHVSYRNHKNSLGEYNVHLYFVNEAGQLQGAGSAKTVVTRAQPQGKITIQNNNPQTGEFDIVVSDIVAPDGLKSVYLPTWSAANDQDDVQWYTAERRADGTYFKHVSYRNHKNSLGEYNVHLYFVNDAGQLQGAGSAKTVVTRAQPQGKITIQNNNPQTGEFDIVVSDIVAPDGLKAVYLPTWSSKDDQDDVQWYTAERRADGTYKKHVRAQDHKFSVGEYKVHLYYLNEDGQMQGAGGEKLMISVAPENIRATGKINIQNNNARTGTFDVVVTNISNPGGIQAVYLPTWSTDKDQDDVKWYLAQKQANGTYKITVRASDHKLSTGEYKIHLYYKQDNGQLIAVDATTTQVSKAVYNTPYYSQRDGRWGGRKYGPYSMDATGCVPTTLAMVISGITGTEVLPTTVADYLYNHTNEFNKDGFGTSSRGIVRAAQHWDLTTETLFTASAVKEVLSQGHHVLGAVGTSIFAHYPVTHELVLKGYDNGKTYVRDPYNAANNGWYPVDYLFGVKSVDPTDNTEGSPFIAIKG
- the ssaB gene encoding metal ABC transporter substrate-binding lipoprotein/adhesin SsaB, which produces MKKLGFLSLLLLAVCTLFACSSQKKASSDSSKLKVVATNSIIADITKNIAGDKIDLHSIVPVGKDPHEYEPLPEDVKKTSQADLIFYNGINLETGGNAWFTKLVKNANKEENKDYYAVSDGVDVIYLEGQSEKGKEDPHAWLNLENGIIYAQNIAKRLIEKDPDNKATYEKNLKAYVEKLTALDKEAKEKFNNIPEEKKMIVTSEGCFKYFSKAYNVPSAYIWEINTEEEGTPDQIKSLVEKLRKTKVPSLFVESSVDDRPMKTVSKDTKIPIYAKIFTDSIADEGEEGDSYYSMMKYNLDKISEGLAK
- a CDS encoding metal ABC transporter permease, with protein sequence MILEFFQGLRDFHFLQNALITAIVIGIVAGAVGCFIILRGMSLMGDAISHAVLPGVALSYILGINFFIGAITFGLLASIIITYIKGNSIIKSDTAIGITFSSFLALGVILIGVANSSTDLFHILFGNILAVQDIDMWISIGVGIAVLLIITLFFKQLLITSFDPLLAQAMGMPVSFYHYLLMILLTLVSVTAMQSVGTILIVALLITPAATAYLYANSLKTMILLSSGLGALASVLGLFIGYSFNVAAGSSIVLTSALTFLISFFIAPKQRYLKLKNRPKLK
- a CDS encoding metal-dependent transcriptional regulator yields the protein MTPNKEDYLKCIYEIGSRHKKITNKEIAQLMQVSPPAVTEMMKKMLAEELLVKDKKAGYLLTDLGLRLVSDLYRKHRLIEVFLVNHLGYSTDEIHEEAEVLEHTVSERFVERLDAMLQYPKICPHGGTIPAKGELLDEENQLTLEEASAPGDYIIKRVHDDFDLLKYLEKYNLQIGQTITFIQYDSFAQAYLLKTETQEIQINPMIAQQIYVEKL
- a CDS encoding DUF3114 domain-containing protein — translated: MYPKEEKEQFFQRLQSIGWYQTALEQVFEEIGEQGKTVSEEGNYLQEAQLFGSPFFQKLWLAEEVQNSRLGAQELLVLAMSLVNMPEELSGDKRETNLLLARIAPDLTPHDCFWKIFSKTLRQAFPADDFSQKDGNQKLKRQLHQFRYVISCQQAQWVRDHFREVGMTDAEALAAYFKAYPGLSYSFKESSRLHNKAYIDKMSEQAIYPDGQASQANIKILIDFHTEFILDQRGRFLNIIDPEGASQNGIVNSASFNYGERNRPVNQASHTRYDIKTPAVWDPRFRRLAIENSGCKFKSPQNNRCPLGYRSAKSPYARKGRSAYKQVKAEIARFKKLLNQPSVLLRSWACFRQFWQKFFAQKNTD
- the tpx gene encoding thiol peroxidase gives rise to the protein MTTFLGNPVTFTGKQLQVGDTAHDFSLTATDLSKKTLADFAGKKKVLSIIPSIDTGVCSTQTRRFNQELSDLDNTVVITVSVDLPFAQGKWCAAEGIENAVMLSDYFDHSFGRDYAVLINEWHLLARAVLVLDENNTVTYAEYVDNINTEPNFEAAIAAVKSL